One Pleurocapsa sp. PCC 7327 DNA segment encodes these proteins:
- a CDS encoding diguanylate cyclase domain-containing protein, protein MSETDVNLVNLDPRNFTILIVDDNSTNLSVAVDYLEESGFTVLVAQDGESALKLAKYARPHLILLDVLMPGIDGFETCCRLKSDRDTKDIPVIFLTALSDTEDKVKGFKFGAVDYVTKPIQREELLARLTTHLRIQALAQQLQQQNQQLQQQALELKAAKEATEAANRELERLANVDSLTQIANRRCFDEHLNQEWRRLTREQAPLSLILCDIDYFKGYNDYYGHQAGDECLRQVAQTIAEILERPGDLVARYGGEEIAAILPNTKAEGAIQIAELIHLGIRRLKIPHVRSTVSSYVTLSLGISSQIPNRQLSPESLIAAADKALYTAKERGRNQYYLYGT, encoded by the coding sequence ATGAGCGAAACTGATGTCAATCTCGTCAACCTCGATCCGAGAAACTTTACTATCTTAATTGTTGACGATAATTCCACTAATTTAAGCGTAGCGGTCGATTATTTGGAAGAAAGCGGCTTTACGGTTCTGGTCGCTCAAGATGGCGAAAGTGCTTTAAAGCTGGCAAAGTACGCTCGCCCACACCTGATCTTGCTCGACGTGCTCATGCCAGGAATTGATGGCTTTGAAACTTGTTGTCGATTGAAAAGCGATCGCGATACTAAAGATATCCCCGTAATTTTTCTAACTGCTTTATCAGATACGGAGGATAAAGTCAAAGGATTTAAGTTTGGGGCAGTCGATTACGTTACCAAACCCATACAAAGAGAAGAACTCTTAGCCCGCCTTACGACTCATTTGCGAATTCAGGCGCTCGCGCAACAACTGCAACAGCAAAACCAGCAATTGCAACAACAAGCCCTCGAACTCAAAGCAGCTAAGGAAGCTACCGAAGCTGCCAACCGAGAACTAGAACGCCTTGCTAATGTAGATAGCTTAACTCAGATTGCCAATCGTCGCTGTTTTGACGAACATCTCAACCAAGAATGGCGACGGCTGACGCGAGAGCAAGCGCCCCTATCTTTAATTCTCTGCGACATCGATTATTTTAAAGGCTATAACGACTACTACGGACATCAGGCAGGAGATGAGTGTTTGAGGCAAGTTGCCCAAACGATCGCTGAAATTCTCGAACGTCCCGGCGATTTAGTCGCTCGTTATGGCGGCGAAGAAATTGCTGCGATCTTGCCCAATACAAAGGCTGAGGGTGCAATCCAAATCGCCGAACTCATCCACTTGGGCATCAGACGACTTAAAATTCCCCACGTTCGCTCGACGGTCAGTTCCTATGTGACTTTGAGCTTGGGAATAAGTAGCCAGATTCCCAACCGTCAACTCAGTCCCGAATCTTTAATTGCTGCGGCAGATAAGGCGCTCTATACTGCAAAAGAGCGAGGGCGCAATCAGTATTATTTGTACGGAACTTAA